One window from the genome of Chionomys nivalis chromosome 14, mChiNiv1.1, whole genome shotgun sequence encodes:
- the Ttr gene encoding transthyretin, whose translation MASPHLFLLCLAGLAFMSEAGPAAPGTSKCPLMVKVLDAVRGSPAVDVAVQVFKKTAQGTWEPFASGKTAESGELHGLTTDEKFVEGVYRVELDTKSYWKALGISPFHEYAEVVFTANDSGHRRYTIAALLSPYSYSTTAVVSNPQN comes from the exons ATGGCTTCccctcatctcttcctcctttgccTCGCTGGACTGGCGTTTATGTCTGAGGCTGGCCCTGCG GCCCCTGGAACATCCAAGTGTCCTCTGATGGTCAAAGTCCTGGATGCTGTCCGAGGAAGCCCTGCTGTGGATGTGGCCGTGCAAGTGTTCAAAAAGACAGCTCAGGGAACCTGGGAACCGTTTGCCTCCGG GAAGACTGCTGAATCTGGAGAACTGCACGGGCTCACCACAGATGAGAAGTTCGTAGAAGGGGTGTACAGAGTGGAACTGGACACCAAATCCTACTGGAAGGCCCTTGGCATTTCCCCGTTCCACGAATACGCAGAG gtgGTTTTCACAGCCAACGACTCTGGTCATCGCCGCTACACCATCGCGGCCCTGCTCAGCCCCTACTCCTACAGCACCACGGCCGTGGTGAGCAACCCCCAGAACTGA